One part of the Lysobacterales bacterium genome encodes these proteins:
- a CDS encoding phosphatidylinositol-specific phospholipase C, translating into MTNQTQTTYSGDLSSWMSGLDDALTMAQLSVPGTHDSGTKKISAGPSHTQNFGIAQQLADGIRFLDIRLAKSSPKTPDDPLQVNHGSVSCDITFGDVLNHCSVFLAANPREVIFMLVNDAYGDATDPTVYDGFQAYLGNPAYQNLFCVSATPARLALSQLRGKVVLLRRFFAPDGVELGLNLQEQGKNFAGVGWPNKYSYTFDTTTPDGQTTLHIEDQYKTHDTSQKMQAVSAALDKAAATPTDGTLYITFNSIAFASGHTPYQYAWSVQGAMNPALEAYFSNKFANSTSPARLGFVVLDFYNNETGHLDNRNVQTVIGTNFG; encoded by the coding sequence ATGACCAATCAAACACAGACTACCTACAGCGGTGACTTGTCGAGCTGGATGTCGGGCTTGGACGATGCGTTGACGATGGCCCAGCTGTCGGTGCCGGGCACGCACGACTCGGGGACGAAGAAGATATCTGCCGGTCCATCCCACACGCAGAATTTTGGCATTGCCCAGCAGCTTGCAGACGGCATTCGATTCCTCGATATACGGCTCGCCAAGAGCTCGCCAAAAACGCCCGATGATCCACTCCAGGTTAATCACGGCAGCGTCTCCTGTGACATCACTTTTGGCGATGTTCTGAACCACTGCAGCGTCTTTCTCGCTGCAAATCCGCGCGAAGTTATTTTCATGCTGGTCAACGATGCCTACGGCGATGCAACGGATCCCACGGTGTACGACGGATTCCAGGCCTACCTGGGCAACCCTGCCTATCAGAATCTATTTTGTGTGAGCGCGACGCCGGCCCGGCTCGCGTTGTCGCAGCTGCGCGGAAAGGTGGTGTTGCTCCGTCGCTTCTTCGCGCCGGACGGCGTTGAGCTGGGATTGAATCTCCAGGAGCAGGGGAAGAATTTCGCAGGGGTCGGTTGGCCCAATAAGTACAGCTATACCTTTGATACCACCACCCCCGACGGCCAGACAACGCTGCATATCGAAGACCAATACAAAACGCACGATACCAGCCAGAAAATGCAGGCGGTTTCCGCTGCGCTGGACAAAGCGGCGGCCACTCCGACGGATGGCACGCTGTACATCACCTTCAACAGCATCGCTTTCGCTTCGGGGCATACGCCCTACCAGTACGCGTGGTCCGTCCAGGGTGCGATGAACCCAGCCCTCGAAGCCTATTTCTCCAACAAGTTCGCGAATTCGACGAGCCCGGCGCGTCTGGGGTTCGTCGTGCTCGACTTCTACAACAACGAAACCGGCCACCTGGACAACCGCAATGTGCAGACGGTGATCGGCACCAATTTCGGATAA
- a CDS encoding IS110 family transposase, with product MTLYAAIDLHSNNGVLSVIDEQDEVVFERRLPNSLEHVLQALGPFLNALKALAVESTYNWYWLVDGLMDAGVDVRLVNTAAIPQYAGLKHGNDHTDARHLAHLLRLNLLPEGYIYPRERRGVRDLLRRRFLLVRQSVTLTNSLQSAWSRRMGHGIRTNDLRQLTGEAIESTFMDVHERLAVLSELKLLQCLHSQVDQMERWVLESIRCTPELQALRSVPGIGVVLGSTILLETGEISRFESVGDYASYCRMVESTRLSNGKKKGSGNAKCGNRYLSWAWIEAANFAIRFSPEIRRWFDRKASKKPRPVAIKSVAHKLARAGYHLIKDGGHFDVKRAFG from the coding sequence ATGACACTGTACGCAGCGATTGATCTTCATTCCAACAACGGGGTGCTGTCCGTCATCGACGAGCAGGACGAAGTGGTGTTCGAGCGACGTTTGCCGAACAGCTTGGAGCACGTGCTGCAGGCGCTTGGGCCCTTCCTCAATGCGCTGAAGGCGCTGGCGGTGGAGTCGACCTACAACTGGTACTGGCTGGTCGATGGCCTGATGGATGCCGGCGTTGATGTTCGTCTGGTGAACACGGCCGCGATTCCGCAGTACGCAGGCCTGAAGCATGGCAATGACCACACGGATGCGCGGCATCTTGCCCATCTGCTGCGCCTGAACCTGCTGCCCGAGGGCTACATCTACCCGCGTGAGCGACGCGGCGTGCGCGATCTGCTGCGACGACGCTTTCTGCTGGTTCGCCAGAGCGTGACGCTGACCAATTCGCTGCAGAGTGCGTGGTCGCGGCGTATGGGCCACGGCATCCGCACCAACGACCTGCGGCAGCTGACCGGCGAGGCGATCGAGAGCACGTTCATGGACGTTCATGAGCGCCTGGCGGTGCTGTCAGAACTCAAGCTGTTGCAGTGTTTGCACAGCCAGGTCGACCAGATGGAACGCTGGGTGCTGGAGTCGATCCGTTGCACGCCCGAACTGCAAGCGCTGCGCAGCGTGCCGGGTATCGGTGTTGTGCTCGGTAGCACCATCCTCCTGGAGACGGGCGAGATCTCACGCTTCGAAAGCGTCGGCGACTACGCCTCGTACTGCCGCATGGTCGAGAGCACGCGGCTCTCCAACGGCAAGAAGAAGGGCAGCGGCAACGCCAAGTGCGGCAACCGCTACCTGAGCTGGGCGTGGATCGAAGCCGCGAACTTCGCGATCCGCTTCAGCCCCGAGATCCGCCGCTGGTTCGATCGCAAGGCGAGCAAGAAGCCGCGCCCGGTGGCGATCAAATCCGTGGCCCACAAGCTGGCACGCGCCGGCTACCACCTGATCAAAGACGGAGGCCACTTCGATGTGAAGCGGGCGTTCGGCTAA
- a CDS encoding flagellin — protein MHDNDFTFNFPGLTHVGFVERDHSISSGQPYGGVSIKNSKTVTVKAGRHKTSEVAHWFKQAVQGGGGIALTYSDTSPEELNFAVRGTLTLVINNVTYTAENFVLAQGSTPTGGNNWWLGSAQMSAITHSNVTLDYATAIVEATLGYVVDIVTEDPIGAVEDSAKLIVAALQKHKVGSGQVPFTLSTANNAVELLLFQVSENHDTDGSILTGTYTAP, from the coding sequence ATGCACGACAACGACTTCACGTTCAACTTCCCCGGCTTGACGCATGTGGGCTTTGTGGAGCGCGACCACTCCATCAGCAGCGGCCAGCCCTATGGCGGCGTCAGCATCAAGAACAGCAAGACCGTGACGGTCAAAGCCGGGCGGCACAAAACGTCGGAGGTGGCGCATTGGTTCAAGCAAGCGGTGCAAGGCGGTGGCGGCATCGCGCTGACCTACTCCGACACCTCGCCTGAGGAGCTGAACTTCGCTGTGCGCGGCACGCTGACCCTGGTCATCAACAACGTGACCTACACCGCCGAAAACTTCGTGCTGGCGCAAGGCAGCACCCCGACCGGCGGCAATAACTGGTGGCTGGGTTCGGCACAGATGTCCGCCATCACCCACAGCAATGTCACCCTCGACTATGCGACCGCCATCGTGGAAGCGACCCTGGGCTATGTGGTCGACATCGTGACCGAAGACCCGATTGGCGCCGTTGAAGACAGCGCAAAGCTGATCGTTGCGGCGCTGCAAAAGCACAAGGTCGGCTCGGGCCAGGTGCCCTTTACCCTCAGCACGGCCAACAACGCCGTCGAACTGCTGCTGTTCCAAGTGTCGGAGAACCACGACACCGATGGCTCGATACTCACCGGTACCTACACCGCTCCGTAA
- a CDS encoding right-handed parallel beta-helix repeat-containing protein, translated as MRALLLLGCLVVNLAADAATFTVTNGNASGAGSLRQAVLDANLTAGDPHLIEILPSADPIVLTEPLPELRRSLSITGQVRTRVITPRSGFIFALSGILGTLSLANLNVIADVNSAATTSFGGCIATDPRPGMPPWTITLTNVELTNCTAASSANNSTGGAIYANGNLTLENSTIRAASVTGIGNSQGAAIYQRRGTLTLRRSRFLFNGGPGAQQGIVYLAGGSSLEAEDTEFAHNQLRASDSGGVIYAAAGGVISLNRVAFADNYADQGTALTAFNSEVRIENTSFYRNASSPTALFPTAVAIDGGTLAMRHNAFFDNTNHVAQLSGTIRGFSGNVFGPSRGGLCALQAMPASAIANFGGGGCTAAGFASSDVRIAGYGRVSSTDPVPLLTFAAGSPIFDAYGPTAGQSATDFNRCAQVDARSNPRPRDDDGDGFSQCDAGPGESAPAVPMFRDGFE; from the coding sequence ATGCGCGCGCTTCTGCTCCTCGGTTGCCTGGTCGTGAATCTCGCAGCCGACGCGGCCACGTTCACCGTGACGAACGGTAACGCCAGCGGCGCGGGCTCCCTGCGTCAGGCTGTGCTCGATGCCAACCTCACGGCAGGTGACCCGCACCTCATCGAGATCCTGCCCTCAGCCGATCCGATCGTGCTGACGGAGCCGCTGCCGGAGCTCAGACGCAGTCTCTCGATCACAGGGCAAGTACGGACCCGCGTGATCACGCCTCGCTCGGGCTTCATCTTTGCGTTGAGTGGAATCCTCGGCACACTCAGTCTGGCGAACCTGAATGTGATTGCCGACGTGAACTCGGCAGCCACAACGAGCTTTGGCGGCTGCATCGCCACCGATCCGCGCCCCGGCATGCCGCCCTGGACGATCACCCTGACCAACGTGGAACTGACGAATTGCACGGCCGCCTCAAGCGCCAACAATTCGACGGGAGGTGCGATCTACGCCAACGGCAACCTCACCCTGGAAAACAGCACGATCCGTGCTGCCAGCGTTACGGGAATCGGCAACAGCCAAGGTGCGGCCATCTACCAACGCCGCGGCACCCTCACCTTGAGGCGCTCCAGATTTTTGTTCAACGGAGGCCCTGGTGCTCAACAGGGCATCGTCTATCTTGCAGGCGGCAGCTCTCTCGAAGCGGAAGACACGGAGTTCGCCCACAACCAACTGCGTGCCAGCGATTCTGGTGGCGTGATCTACGCCGCTGCCGGTGGTGTGATCTCGCTGAATCGGGTCGCCTTTGCCGACAACTATGCGGATCAGGGCACCGCGCTGACCGCCTTCAACAGCGAGGTCCGGATCGAGAACACCAGCTTCTATCGCAACGCCTCCTCGCCCACCGCCCTGTTTCCGACCGCCGTTGCCATTGACGGCGGCACACTGGCCATGCGGCACAACGCGTTCTTCGACAACACCAATCACGTCGCGCAGCTCTCCGGAACGATCAGGGGCTTCAGCGGCAATGTGTTCGGACCCTCGCGTGGCGGCCTCTGCGCGCTGCAAGCCATGCCTGCGTCAGCGATCGCCAACTTCGGTGGCGGCGGCTGCACCGCCGCGGGCTTTGCCAGCAGCGATGTACGGATTGCGGGCTACGGTCGCGTGTCCAGCACCGATCCGGTGCCGCTGTTGACCTTCGCGGCGGGCAGCCCGATCTTCGACGCCTACGGGCCCACCGCCGGGCAGTCGGCCACCGACTTCAACCGCTGTGCGCAGGTCGACGCACGGTCCAATCCGCGGCCGCGCGATGACGATGGCGATGGCTTCAGCCAATGCGACGCGGGCCCGGGTGAGAGTGCGCCGGCCGTGCCGATGTTCCGCGATGGGTTCGAGTAG